GGAGAGGCAATGAGAGGTGGAGGGATCCTGCAGCCCACTCTAAGAATTTTGTGGAAGGTTGCTCATTCATTTCCTCCTGCCCAGATGTGTATTAAATCAAAAGGAACAAGAGGTAAGAGAGGGGAAAGACCAGATAGTCTAGAGAGGGCAGGGATAGGGATAACGTTAACAGCAGCGTCCTTCCGAAGGCAGGAAGAAATTAACGATCAGTTTGGTAAATACAAGCGATGGCTCCTTTGGGAGAAGCGTGCGAGAGCCTGCTCAGGAGAGCTGATTCTGCTCTCCTCTTAGCCATTTTCCATTCGGTGGCTTCACATTGGTAGCTTAAAATTGGCCATAGagggaacatttacacaatggaaaatgaCAGCCACCACCAATCCAGGGACTGGTTTTCCTGGTGTGCTGGTTTAGTTACATGAAAATGACTTTTCCTCAAAGCCTGCTGGATAACAAGGAGGAGAACCTGGTGGTACCCTCAGATATGTACTGTGAGAAGGTGTGGGAAGACAGAGGTTGCAGTGACCCGGAGCCTCTTTTCTGTGAACTGAGTTAGAGCAACTGCTTGGAGAGAAAAATGGCATGTGTCTGAAATAACTTCTGCAGGTAGAGACAGAGCCCAGCCTTGCGTGACTATACAGTGAATGAGAGAACTGTTATGTAAATGTGGAGAGTTCAAATGAACCATAAAGGCTAAATCTGCATAAATGTCTCATCTTtctctaattttcatttgtttaaaatgtggGGAAAATAAGCAACTTACTCAGACACAGGATGGGCTGCTGGCCTGAAGGAAAAGGTTACAAGAAGGCAAGGGGGTTTAAAGTCACAGGGAAAGGCATCCTCTGAGGTTGAGGATAGGCGAGTACAGTGAAGCAAAATGGAGTCTAATTGCTTAAGTGAAATATTAATGTGGCATACAAGATTATGCCTAGTGATTGCTTAGAATTTAGTCTttgataatttaattttcaaaaagacaactttctggatgaaaaaaacattttgttttctttcctaggCAATCCAACTTAAGAGAGACTTTGCTGCAACCTGCAAGTGCTTGTCAGCTGCCTTGCCACTCTTGAGTGAATTCTTTCAGCTTGCTGGTCAGTTCCTAAACCACAGGTGCTTTCTGGTCACTTTTGGCTAAGTGGCAACGTTGAAAGGCCTGTAGTtgttgaaacaaaatgaaattctttCAGGTTTGTATCCTAGGACACTTAAGAACTTGGATTTGATTTCACAGGATGGTTATACATAAAATACAGATCAAGCACCCACAAGGTTAAATTGCAGGAAAGCCCTCTTGGATGCAAGACAAAGGCGGGGTATAAAACGAAAACAAAAGTAACCGGAGTTAAGAAGAGGTCTTTGGATTTCATTCACACCGCACTCAAGACTGCTCCTCTCTGCTCACTGAAACAGgttggttttccttttctcattctgactgaggatttttttaaaaagcccaaagACTTTGTGTATTTATCATTGTGGGGGAAGCTTTGATGCATAAAAATCTGAACGTTTATGGGCAAAAGAGAACTATTTGAAAACAGCTGTACACTTTAACCTTAAAACAAATATCTGAATATAGcgagaagaaaatatattatttttataccattaCTTGTCTATGGAATGTTGTTGATGAAATACAGCTTTTGCTGTATcatttggttgcttttttttttttacaaacactaattttttttttattctggtaGTAATTACAAAGACATCTAAATGTGTTTCTATGCATCTGTCAGAGGATCCTCTCTGGAAATCATTTCCATTCCTACCCCTATTTATGCACATTTTTAGTAAGATCAATTCTTACTTTAAAACATCTTTCCTTAAAACCTTATATTATTTGGCCACATGCTTCCTTATGATCAGGTTTAAGATTTCTgggatgaaagagaaagaaagaacaaagttcttttttttgttaataattaataaaaaccaGAGTAAACTTCCAGATTGGAACTTTCAAATAGCATTAAGGATAAAAGTAGTCATTTTAAACTGTCAGCACCTGGTTTTTACATAGTTAAAGTAATTCTTTTATGTGGTATCTTTCCTCAGGGGgtcttctttattttgctttactcATCCCCAAAAGGTTagcaagtataaaaatattattttgaaaatgtactgTTTAAGTTGTcacactggttttttttttagattttatttatttatttttttagacagaggggaagggagggagaaagagaaggagagaaacatcaatgtgtagctgcctctcatgtttcccctacttgggacctgacccacaacccaagcatgtgccatgattgggaattgaactggcaatactttggttcacaggctggcacttgatccactgagccacaccagccagggcatgtcaCACTGCTTCTCTGAAAATATTTGGGGTTCTTCCAAGGACAAAAATAACCAAGGGGAGACagaaaggctaaaaaaaaaaagcaaaacaaaactcagcactctaataaaaccattaaaagttattattaaatacattttaaaacttgtaaatTCTGGGTATTAATAGCcaatatagtaaaataacaataatgagaCAGGAGAATAATAGCTTATCTGCTGGCAAAACCTTTCTTTGatagatatttactgagcaactagtatgtgccaggcactttgtaAAGTATTAATTACAATCTTGGGGAACTTAGAACACAGAGGGAAAATGTGGTCTAGGAAACACATCTTTTCCATAGGATAGGGTCAGTTCTCTGAGAGGTATGTATATATAACTTTTGGATCGGGAAAATCTTCCTGCAGGGAACAGGTAACATCCAGGGTCATTGAGTAGGAACTGGCCCTTCAAGGGAAGGGCAGGAAATAGTATAACAGGTAAGGGAACAGAATGAGAACTGTAGCTCGGGCTACTCAGTACTAGTACTGTCTGTGGTGCTGGGCCCCACAGTAGAGAGAGGTGGCAGGAACCATGAGTAGGACCAAATTATGGAGGGAGCCTTGGATATCATGCCAAGGAGCTTGGACTGCCTCTTTCAAGTGAAGAGATGTGTCTTTCAGTTGAGGAGCTAAGCAGGGGAGTAAGAGATTGACGTTTTAGAGACAGCACTCTGGTGgcaggaagaaaaatgtgttgGACGAGGAGGTGGTAAGGAAGAATGAGAACAGCAGGATGCCAGTTAGGAAGTACAGTAGTAGGCCAGGTGAGAAACAGTGATGGTCTATTCATGTGGATGTGACAAAGAGTGCTGATTAAGATGAGACAGATTCCAGATCTATTTGGAAGGTAAAAATCAGAACTGAAGGGCTGCCTGGAAATCACAGATGAAGGTAAGAGAGAAGTCCGGATGGTGCAAGCTCAAGTGACTTGTGGGCTTGGGGGACCAGTGGAGTGACAGCGCTAGCGAACAATGGTGGATGATGAGCAGGTGGTGGCAGCATCTGGAGGAAGGCGAACTAGAAGAGACTGCTCTATAAATGCCAACTAATGAAGTTGAGCATACATACTCAGATAACATTTCAACataagtttataaatatataacataaaaaggaactttaagtaattaaaataagtatttttacttAATTGGTCAATATACTGCATACAAATCACAAACTTGTATATgtaaaaatgataacatttttgaTTCCTTTTAGTTGAAATCTGACTaaactttcacattttaaaaactattttcacaAAACAAGTCATGACTTTTATTTAGGATTTAATGATTAAGAAAATTCCTCAGGGTATTATTTTTAGCTTCCTTGTGTAAATCCTAGCTCCTGCACCCAGACATATGAAGACAAGGATGAAAAAGGTTCTTGGGGATATATACTCCAGTGTGGCTTCCATTAAGGATTTCAAAAAATGGCAGATTCAGGCTCATGGATGTTATTGCAACAAACTATTCTCTAGTAAGAGAACAAAACATATGCTAGATAAAAAGTGTTTCCTTTTAAGCAACATTAAAATGAGtatcctgttttctttttgccatttagATTGCAGCCATGGCTTTGGAACACAACCAATCAATGGATTACTACTAcgaggaaaatgaaataaacggCACTCACGACTACAGTCAGTATGAAGTGGTCTGTGTAAAAGAAGAGGTCAGGAAATTTGCCAAAGTTTTCCTGCCTGCCTTCTACACAATAGCTTTCATCATTGGACTTGCCGGAAACTCCATAGTAGTGGCGATTTATGCCTACTACAAGAAGCAGAGAACCAAAACAGATGTGTACATCCTGAATTTGGCAGTGGCAGATTTACTCCTCCTATTCACTCTGCCCTTTTGGGCAGTTAATGCAGTTCATGGGTGGGTTTTAGGGAAAATCATGTGCAAAGTCACTTCAGCCTTGTACACAGTCAACTTTGTCTCTGGAATGCAGTTTTTGGCTTGTATCAGCATAGACAGATACTGGGCAGTTACTAAAGCACCGAGCCATTCAGGGGTGGGAAAACCATGCCGGCTCATCTGCTTCTGTGTCTGGATGTTTGCCATCTTGCTATGTATACCTCAGCTGGTTTTTTATACAGTAAATCACAACGCTAGGTGCATTCCCATCTTTCCATACCACCTGCAAACATCACTGAAGGCATCAATTCAAATGCTGGAAATCTGCATTGGATTTGTTATTCCCTTTCTCATTATGGGCGTGTGCTACTTTATCACGGCAAGGACCCTCATCAAGatgccaaacattaaaaaatctggACCCCTCAAAGTTCTGTTCACAGTGGTTATAGTTTTCATTGTCACTCAGTTGCCTTACAACATTGTCAAGTTCTGTCAAGCCATAGACATCATCTACTCCCTGATCACCGACTGCGAAATGAGCAAACGCATGGATGTTGCCATCCAGATCACAGAGAGCATTGCACTCTTTCACAGCTGCCTCAACCCAGTCCTGTATGTTTTTATGGGATcctcttttaaaaactacattatgaaagttgctaagaaataTGGGTCCTGGAGaagaagacaaagacaaaatGCAGAGATTCCTTTGGATTCTGAAGTCCTTACAGAGCCAACCAGTACATTCagcatttaaatgtaaaactgccTTCTATCTTGCTTCGATACACATGAATGATGCTTTGCCCTCAGATAAAACATCTGCATTATTCTGAACTTCAAACCTCAGACACGTGGTCGAAACTTACAACAAAGAAGAGTTAGGGTGAGGAACAGGGGAGGGTAGAAGCcaagaagaagaggaaacaaaataatgcataaaacatgcaaattaaaataaacaatattggAAAATAGTAGTAACAAGCATAAGTAATAAGACCATCATGCTATAAGTAGGCCATCTAACATCAATAAAGAGGCTTATATTAAGgggcatttattattattttacattacatAAAAATGATTTTCCTGTATAATTTTAATACTTGAATAAATATACAGCAAAATTTAATCTActcttcttttcttgtttcttaatttgtGAGTTCATAAAACTCCCAAAATAacaatcaacaataaaaaagtacataaaaagcTTTTCTGGCCTATTTAATACATTTCTGGTAAGTTTCTAAATACACAGTTTGCTTCCCTATGTCACCTTTCTTTAGTAGGGAACTGGTTATCCCATTAGATTTATCACGCACACTCTGGAAGCGATCCTCAGACAACCACATCTGATAATTACTATAATCAGTTACTTTTATAACTTTCTAAAGggttcatttatttatgtgaGTCTATTACTGAGAGCTGACTAAACAATGTATTCTTCTATGTATAAAGAttcttacttttcatttaaaaacttgtatttttaagacatgaaaatatgtagcacaataaattattttaggtaACATAcaatttctctctaaaaacaactACATATAAATTACTGTAGTACATATGATATGTctctattaaaatttaattttgatagaCAATCCAAAGGTCAAAAATATTGTGCATTAATATGAATTTTATCTTTCACAAACTGTCAAAGAAAAAGACGTTTTCTGCTCTTAAACATCACGTAATCAAGACATgttataaaattacttttctttttatctgctaTTTCTAAATTTGAAAATGCCAAGGCAGAATTTAAAGACCTGTCATTGTAAAAGTAATAGCTATGTATCATATTATTTTAGGACAGCATCTCACACAAAGGATCAATTTGAATACTCACCACTGCTCCACCATTTCTTGCCATTAACTACATAGCTATCTCCATCTTGTTGGATGCTACATTCAATATTTGTGGCATCACTGGATGCTACATCGGGCTCTACAAATAAACAAAGGCTGAATTTACAGGAAGGCAAATGTCAGTTTACAAAAGAGACTTACAGAGGGAAATGTGAACTCTCTGAGGACAGaccatctttgtctttttcatcttCCTATCCTTCCCCCATTCCACCCTGGTTCAGGAGAACCTACaaatagtaggtgttcaataaatgttcactgGAAGAATAAGTGAATGAAGTAGTTAGAACAGAGGAGATCAGCCATCTAAACTGTGTTCTTGGTTTCCTCATTGATATATGACGGGATAAAACTCAATCCTTTTTCCAGTCATCAAGAGCagattaaaaacattgtttttcccACAAGGGAAGTCTGTACTAAATATTTACAAGCCAGATTTCCTTACCATACAGTTTACTATCTTAAAGGATTTCTAACTATGCCTTGCAAATTCCATCAGGAAtgctttctctgacttattttgccttctatAAAGCCTGCTCAACACTTAGCATCTTCAGAAAGTTTTCCATGGAACTCTTACACAAGTGCTTTACTGCATGGGATTTCTGCATCCACGGGCTCACTCCCAGTCATAGTAATCTGCACTTggtaataaaatgttcttttaaatggGTCCTTCAGATATTTCATGCGCTCAGTTTCTAAAATtagagactcagtttcttcagaAAGGGGGCCGTGGACTCTACTTATTCTGTAGCCTCGAATTAGTGCTTTACAGACAGAGAGCACATTGTACTGCAGGTGTTATAAATGCCGCTTACTGATTAAATAGAGAGCAGCTTGCTATTATAAATGTATGTAGTGTTATAGAAGACAATAAAATCTGGCCAAAATTACAACCAGATGAAATTtagcttaattttatttcaattatgaAATAATGTTTGTCTCTTCAGGAGTTCTTAATTAGTGTTTCCTATGTGCAAATGGTACCAAACCATTTTTATTAACATGCTCCTAGCTGTATTTCCCTATAAGATAATCTAAGCTATATGACCAGCATTGGTGAAAGTTCTACTTTTCCGGGTTTATGCAGAGTTAAGTATTTTGTAAGTATCAATACAAAATTATCACAAAGATGAATATTTCTTACATAAGGGCAAAAATGATCTTTAATATCCATAGGTGACAATTTTAGAAAAGCAAGACAAAGTATTATGAAACTAGGTGTACTCTGCTGCTAATGCCTACCAGAAAACAACACCTCGTGTCCTCCCTAAGGGGAGGACAACTTTTAttctgcacatttaaaaatttgaaaatttagccctatccggtgtggctcagttggttggccattgttctgcaaaatgaagagttgctggtttggttcccggtcagggcacatacgtgggTCCCAGATTCAGTTCCCAGacaggggacatgcaagaggaaacagatggatgtttccctccctttcttccctgcccccacctcccttctcctctctctaaaaacaaataaatacaaatttttaaaaagggcccAAATTTAAAACTGTGCTCAAAACAAAGCTATTCATATTGTAACCACGAACAAATTGCCTACCACACAGAGCCACACCCCACATTTCTTCTGCTCACCCGCAATGCCTCTGGGGTGATGGACTGCACGAGAGAGAAGAGTGGTTTGCTTTTTTACCTGTCATACAGAAGCAGGAGGCAATGCTCCCTTGAAGAAGAGGCTCAAGCCACTGCTGCTTCTGCTTTTCACTTCCATATAGGTGGAGTAACTCCATGTTCCCTGTGTCTATGTGATAAGAAAAGCATTTGttttgaattgtacactttactAATATTGAAGTCTAAAATTTATGTTAGAATTAGATAATACAgatgttcatctttttaaagcaaaCGTTTGCTAACAATATTTTGAAGCACAATGGTAAATATAATTTACAACAAAGGTATGCCACACAGTATTTATAAGTACATGGCTTTCAGTGCATATTTATTCGGCTTGTTCTGAACCACAGACACTTGTCCACTTTATCTCAAGGAAGCATGGTTCTAATGAGATCTAACTCAGTTAGGACTGATGGAAACAATTTATTAGCCTAACATTTGCTGCGTACCTTGTAAATATGCTCTGCCAAGGTTGAAACACTCCtggaaaacaatgaacattattCTACTGAGACTCCAGTTCCTCAAACACACTCTTTGCTTTCTAACTTCCATATGTTTGCACCAGCCAGGCCTTCTCTCAACTGAAATTCTACCCATCATTCCTAAGTAAATTCCTGCTTCTGAGCCACCTTCGTTATGAAGAATCTTGGACTACCCAGTCAGAAATATCTTCTTCTGAACTCACTTAGTAATTATTGTCTCTTTACCTCCAACATTGTTCTTACTACTGTGTGCCCAACACCGTTTAAGAAAGTACCAGCTTATATaacaaggatgctgctaaacacagAATCCCTGCCCTGGGTAGAAAATGACAAAGACCCTCTACAACCCTCAGCAGGCATTGTGCAGTGCATGATGACACTGTAGTACCACTCtcaggtgtttaaaaaaaaaagaaagaaaagccttaTGTCTACCATAGAGCAAAAGTAGGTGACCTAGATGCCTTTCTCTGATTTTCATTCCTATcgaatttcaaaaaataatatctaaaacCTTTCCCTTGAATACTGATTACTTAtaagattttgagaaagaattttTCAACATCACCTCTTACAATGACTTTAGGACAGTCACTAAAATGCCTATGAAAATTGAGTTAAGTCTCTCAAAATAT
This DNA window, taken from Phyllostomus discolor isolate MPI-MPIP mPhyDis1 chromosome 7, mPhyDis1.pri.v3, whole genome shotgun sequence, encodes the following:
- the ACKR4 gene encoding atypical chemokine receptor 4 — protein: MALEHNQSMDYYYEENEINGTHDYSQYEVVCVKEEVRKFAKVFLPAFYTIAFIIGLAGNSIVVAIYAYYKKQRTKTDVYILNLAVADLLLLFTLPFWAVNAVHGWVLGKIMCKVTSALYTVNFVSGMQFLACISIDRYWAVTKAPSHSGVGKPCRLICFCVWMFAILLCIPQLVFYTVNHNARCIPIFPYHLQTSLKASIQMLEICIGFVIPFLIMGVCYFITARTLIKMPNIKKSGPLKVLFTVVIVFIVTQLPYNIVKFCQAIDIIYSLITDCEMSKRMDVAIQITESIALFHSCLNPVLYVFMGSSFKNYIMKVAKKYGSWRRRQRQNAEIPLDSEVLTEPTSTFSI